One window of the Polypterus senegalus isolate Bchr_013 chromosome 18, ASM1683550v1, whole genome shotgun sequence genome contains the following:
- the srsf5b gene encoding serine and arginine rich splicing factor 5b isoform X3, with the protein MSGCRVFIGRLNPSAREKDVERFFKGYGRIRDIDLKRGFGFVEFEDPRDAEDAVYELDGKELCSERVTIEHARARVRGGARGRGGRYMDRYPRRSRDTRSRNPPPVRTENRLIVENLSSRVSWQDLKDFMRQAGEVTFADAHRPKLNEGVVEFASHSDLRNALDKLSGKEINGRKIKLFEAVKRRSRSHSRSRSSSHSRSRSRSRSRTRSPKSYSRSRSRSASRSASRSPAREKEEKRLSRGRSSSPASPEQRRSRSESRSPSAESRN; encoded by the exons ATGAGTGGTTGTCGAGTTTTCATTGGGCGCTTGAACCCTTCAGCCCGGGAGAAAGACGTGGAGAGATTCTTCAAGGGTTACGGCCGCATCCGGGACATTGATCTAAAAAGAGGGTTTGGCTTTGTG GAATTTGAAGACCCCAGAGATGCTGAAGATGCTGTTTATGAGCTGGATGGGAAAGAATTGTGTAGTGAGAG GGTAACGATAGAACATGCCAGAGCGCGGGTTCGTGGGGGTGCTAGAGGAAGGGGTGGACGTTACATGGATCGCTATCCTCGTAGATCACGTGATACACGAAG tAGGAATCCCCCGCCAGTTCGCACTGAAAATCGACTGATTGTAGAGAATTTGTCCTCCAGGGTCAGCTGGCAG GATTTGAAAGATTTTATGAGACAAGCAGGAGAGGTTACTTTTGCTGATGCACATAGACCAAAACTCAATGAAGG AGTGGTTGAATTTGCTTCTCATAGTGATCTGAGAAATGCACTTGATAAGCTGTCTGGGAAGGAAATAaatgggaggaaaataaagttgtttgAGGCTGTTAAAAGAAG GTCAAGAAGCCACTCTCGTTCACGAAGCTCTTCCCATTCCCGTTCACGTTCAAGAAGCCGTTCCAGAACCCGCAGCCCTAAATCCTATAGTCGCTCTCGGTCACGCAGTGCCTCTCGTTCAGCAAGTAGGTCACCTGCACGGGAAAAAGAGGAAAAGCGTTTATCCAGAGGTCGTTCCAGTTCTCCTGCTTCTCCAGAGCAGAGGCGTTCAAGGTCAGAGTCACGATCGCCATCTGCGGAAAGTAGGAACTGa
- the srsf5b gene encoding serine and arginine rich splicing factor 5b isoform X2, with amino-acid sequence MSGCRVFIGRLNPSAREKDVERFFKGYGRIRDIDLKRGFGFVEFEDPRDAEDAVYELDGKELCSERVTIEHARARVRGGARGRGGRYMDRYPRRSRDTRRCALRNPPPVRTENRLIVENLSSRVSWQDLKDFMRQAGEVTFADAHRPKLNEGVVEFASHSDLRNALDKLSGKEINGRKIKLFEAVKRRSRSHSRSRSSSHSRSRSRSRSRTRSPKSYSRSRSRSASRSASRSPAREKEEKRLSRGRSSSPASPEQRRSRSESRSPSAESRN; translated from the exons ATGAGTGGTTGTCGAGTTTTCATTGGGCGCTTGAACCCTTCAGCCCGGGAGAAAGACGTGGAGAGATTCTTCAAGGGTTACGGCCGCATCCGGGACATTGATCTAAAAAGAGGGTTTGGCTTTGTG GAATTTGAAGACCCCAGAGATGCTGAAGATGCTGTTTATGAGCTGGATGGGAAAGAATTGTGTAGTGAGAG GGTAACGATAGAACATGCCAGAGCGCGGGTTCGTGGGGGTGCTAGAGGAAGGGGTGGACGTTACATGGATCGCTATCCTCGTAGATCACGTGATACACGAAGGTGTGCACTCAG GAATCCCCCGCCAGTTCGCACTGAAAATCGACTGATTGTAGAGAATTTGTCCTCCAGGGTCAGCTGGCAG GATTTGAAAGATTTTATGAGACAAGCAGGAGAGGTTACTTTTGCTGATGCACATAGACCAAAACTCAATGAAGG AGTGGTTGAATTTGCTTCTCATAGTGATCTGAGAAATGCACTTGATAAGCTGTCTGGGAAGGAAATAaatgggaggaaaataaagttgtttgAGGCTGTTAAAAGAAG GTCAAGAAGCCACTCTCGTTCACGAAGCTCTTCCCATTCCCGTTCACGTTCAAGAAGCCGTTCCAGAACCCGCAGCCCTAAATCCTATAGTCGCTCTCGGTCACGCAGTGCCTCTCGTTCAGCAAGTAGGTCACCTGCACGGGAAAAAGAGGAAAAGCGTTTATCCAGAGGTCGTTCCAGTTCTCCTGCTTCTCCAGAGCAGAGGCGTTCAAGGTCAGAGTCACGATCGCCATCTGCGGAAAGTAGGAACTGa
- the srsf5b gene encoding serine and arginine rich splicing factor 5b isoform X1, protein MSGCRVFIGRLNPSAREKDVERFFKGYGRIRDIDLKRGFGFVEFEDPRDAEDAVYELDGKELCSERVTIEHARARVRGGARGRGGRYMDRYPRRSRDTRRCALSRNPPPVRTENRLIVENLSSRVSWQDLKDFMRQAGEVTFADAHRPKLNEGVVEFASHSDLRNALDKLSGKEINGRKIKLFEAVKRRSRSHSRSRSSSHSRSRSRSRSRTRSPKSYSRSRSRSASRSASRSPAREKEEKRLSRGRSSSPASPEQRRSRSESRSPSAESRN, encoded by the exons ATGAGTGGTTGTCGAGTTTTCATTGGGCGCTTGAACCCTTCAGCCCGGGAGAAAGACGTGGAGAGATTCTTCAAGGGTTACGGCCGCATCCGGGACATTGATCTAAAAAGAGGGTTTGGCTTTGTG GAATTTGAAGACCCCAGAGATGCTGAAGATGCTGTTTATGAGCTGGATGGGAAAGAATTGTGTAGTGAGAG GGTAACGATAGAACATGCCAGAGCGCGGGTTCGTGGGGGTGCTAGAGGAAGGGGTGGACGTTACATGGATCGCTATCCTCGTAGATCACGTGATACACGAAGGTGTGCACTCAG tAGGAATCCCCCGCCAGTTCGCACTGAAAATCGACTGATTGTAGAGAATTTGTCCTCCAGGGTCAGCTGGCAG GATTTGAAAGATTTTATGAGACAAGCAGGAGAGGTTACTTTTGCTGATGCACATAGACCAAAACTCAATGAAGG AGTGGTTGAATTTGCTTCTCATAGTGATCTGAGAAATGCACTTGATAAGCTGTCTGGGAAGGAAATAaatgggaggaaaataaagttgtttgAGGCTGTTAAAAGAAG GTCAAGAAGCCACTCTCGTTCACGAAGCTCTTCCCATTCCCGTTCACGTTCAAGAAGCCGTTCCAGAACCCGCAGCCCTAAATCCTATAGTCGCTCTCGGTCACGCAGTGCCTCTCGTTCAGCAAGTAGGTCACCTGCACGGGAAAAAGAGGAAAAGCGTTTATCCAGAGGTCGTTCCAGTTCTCCTGCTTCTCCAGAGCAGAGGCGTTCAAGGTCAGAGTCACGATCGCCATCTGCGGAAAGTAGGAACTGa
- the srsf5b gene encoding serine and arginine rich splicing factor 5b isoform X4: protein MSGCRVFIGRLNPSAREKDVERFFKGYGRIRDIDLKRGFGFVEFEDPRDAEDAVYELDGKELCSERVTIEHARARVRGGARGRGGRYMDRYPRRSRDTRRNPPPVRTENRLIVENLSSRVSWQDLKDFMRQAGEVTFADAHRPKLNEGVVEFASHSDLRNALDKLSGKEINGRKIKLFEAVKRRSRSHSRSRSSSHSRSRSRSRSRTRSPKSYSRSRSRSASRSASRSPAREKEEKRLSRGRSSSPASPEQRRSRSESRSPSAESRN from the exons ATGAGTGGTTGTCGAGTTTTCATTGGGCGCTTGAACCCTTCAGCCCGGGAGAAAGACGTGGAGAGATTCTTCAAGGGTTACGGCCGCATCCGGGACATTGATCTAAAAAGAGGGTTTGGCTTTGTG GAATTTGAAGACCCCAGAGATGCTGAAGATGCTGTTTATGAGCTGGATGGGAAAGAATTGTGTAGTGAGAG GGTAACGATAGAACATGCCAGAGCGCGGGTTCGTGGGGGTGCTAGAGGAAGGGGTGGACGTTACATGGATCGCTATCCTCGTAGATCACGTGATACACGAAG GAATCCCCCGCCAGTTCGCACTGAAAATCGACTGATTGTAGAGAATTTGTCCTCCAGGGTCAGCTGGCAG GATTTGAAAGATTTTATGAGACAAGCAGGAGAGGTTACTTTTGCTGATGCACATAGACCAAAACTCAATGAAGG AGTGGTTGAATTTGCTTCTCATAGTGATCTGAGAAATGCACTTGATAAGCTGTCTGGGAAGGAAATAaatgggaggaaaataaagttgtttgAGGCTGTTAAAAGAAG GTCAAGAAGCCACTCTCGTTCACGAAGCTCTTCCCATTCCCGTTCACGTTCAAGAAGCCGTTCCAGAACCCGCAGCCCTAAATCCTATAGTCGCTCTCGGTCACGCAGTGCCTCTCGTTCAGCAAGTAGGTCACCTGCACGGGAAAAAGAGGAAAAGCGTTTATCCAGAGGTCGTTCCAGTTCTCCTGCTTCTCCAGAGCAGAGGCGTTCAAGGTCAGAGTCACGATCGCCATCTGCGGAAAGTAGGAACTGa